One Rhinopithecus roxellana isolate Shanxi Qingling chromosome 7, ASM756505v1, whole genome shotgun sequence DNA segment encodes these proteins:
- the LOC115898626 gene encoding putative transcription factor SPT20 homolog-like 2 — protein sequence MASGQVQLLAADPEVQRVSLAPLRPEKQAASGICGVLQVRMRIDGAQKLTPALTFTSGAALRDGKPKQQHRPLRYRCFQKPSNRLGSASRGVGFWAGAQTRPGADPGPPAHFRSSPQRREAPGHDDEPSGTDVFRNPQTDWVALPWGRVSGQVPRRAQELTLALPLTSVPAHRDAKPPVTTTNPQVPMFSETLKQIDWVVLPWGQVSGQVPRRAQELTPALPLPFQPAETRSQCQVDHPSAPHFTKVHAFSLLLGALFSVTMDRDLEQALNDTESITEIAQQRPPRRRYSPRAGKTLQEKLYDIYVEECGKEPEDPQELRSNVNLLEKLVRKESLPCLLVNLYPGNQGYSVMLQRKDGSFAETIPLPYDERTLLNYLDAEELPPALADVLDKASVNIFHSGCVIVEVHDYRQSSNMQPPGYQSRHILLHSAMPTLADEVNTMTRDVQKWSQEDKFPLESQLILETAEPLCLDPSVAVACSANRLLYNKQRMNTDLMKQCLQRYSWPSVRSQQEQSDCPPPPELTVSTSGQKEERKAGQPCELDIAKAGSCVDMWKQRSCDLAMPSEVDVEKLAKGCQPVTAAEPKLPVWPAQEVEDLFGFAWEAGSQAWDTEPNIMQSFNDPFFCDEIQPHKKARQKSQKSPWQPFPDDHSAGLRPGSETDAGRAVSQAQESVQSRVKGPGKMSHSSSGPAGVSQLSSWKTPEQPKPVWVQSSVLGKGEKYPPLCTQLPSSSGKIFSSNSFPPQQAGSSLKRPFPVAAAAAAAAATPAPPAPPPPPPPPPLPPPPPPPPPLPPPPPPPPPPPPPPPPAAAAAASAAAAAPSHSQKPSVRLIQASRPRPAARPPTRFVKIAPAIQVRTGSTALKAINVEGPVRRAQALGSSFNLVQASGLGGLAPAGISGSGLQSSGGPLLDARPSAAQASSQAPLQFFLNTPEGLRPLTLLQVPQGSMVLTGPQQQFHQLVSLQQLQQPTAAHRPQPGPQGSALGLSTQGQAFPAQQLLNVNPTGAGSGLQPQPQAAVLGLLGSAQVPQQGIQLPSVLRQPQPLQPQPQPQRQPIQLQTQQLRVLQQPVFLVTSIVQIVQPHPGGQAASQSVVQTKGGKPTPPAP from the exons ATGGCAAGTGGTCAAGTGCAACTGCTGGCAGCAGACCCGGAAGTGCAGCGAGTGAGCCTCGCACCCTTGAGGCCAGAGAAGCAGGCGGCGTCTGGAATCTGCGGTGTGCTGCAAGTGCGCATGCGCATAGACGGGGCCCAGAAGTTGACCCCGGCCCTGACGTTCACTTCCGGTGCAGCACTCAGAGACGGGAAGCCCAAGCAACAACACCGACCCCTCAGGTACCGATGTTTTCAGAAACCCTCAAACAGATTGGGTAGCGCTTCCCGGGGGGTGGGTTTCTGGGCAGGTGCCCAGACGCGCCCAGGAGCTGACCCCGGCCCTCCCGCTCACTTCCGTTCAAGCCCGCAGAGACGCGAAGCCCCCGGTCACGACGACGAACCCTCAGGTACCGATGTTTTCAGAAACCCTCAAACAGATTGGGTAGCGCTTCCCTGGGGGCGGGTTTCTGGGCAGGTGCCCAGACGCGCCCAGGAGCTGACCCTGGCCCTCCCGCTCACTTCCGTTCCAGCCCACAGAGACGCGAAGCCCCCGGTCACGACTACGAACCCTCAGGTACCGATGTTTTCAGAAACCCTCAAACAGATTGATTGGGTAGTGCTTCCCTGGGGGCAGGTTTCTGGGCAGGTGCCCAGACGTGCCCAGGAGCTGACCCCGGCCCTCCCTCTTCCGTTCCAGCCCGCAGAGACGCGAAGCCAGTGCCAGGTCGACCACCCCTCAG CACCCCACTTCACCAAAGTACATGCGTTTTCTCTCCTGTTAGGGGCCCTGTTTTCTGTTACAATGGATCGAGATTTAGAACAGGCTCTGAATGACACAGAGAGTATCACTGAAATTGCCCAACAGAGACCTCCTAGGAGGAGATACTCACCTAGGGCGGGAAAAACTCTGCAGGAAAAACTTTATGACATTTATGTAGAAGAATGTGGAAAAGAGCCTGAGGATCCTCAGGAATTGAGAAGCAATGTAAACTTGTTAGAAAAGCTTGTTAGGAAAGAGTCCTTGCCATGTTTACTGGTCAATCTATATCCAGGCAATCAGGGGTATTCTGTGATGCTCCAGAGAAAAGATGGGTCCTTTGCAGAGACCATTCCGCTGCCTTATGATGAAAGGACATTGCTCAACTACTTGGATGCAGAAGAATTACCCCCTGCTTTGGCCGATGTCCTTGATAAAGCTTCGGTTAACATTTTTCATAGTGGGTGTGTCATAGTAGAAGTCCATGACTACAGACAGTCCAGTAATATGCAACCTCCTGGTTATCAAAGCAGGCATATTCTCCTACATTCAGCTATGCCGACTTTAGCCGACGAGGTGAATACAATGACAAGAGATGTCCAGAAATGGAGCCAGGAAGACAAATTTCCACTTGAGAGTCAACTGATCTTAGAGACAGCTGAACCACTGTGTCTCGATCCTTCTGTAGCAGTCGCCTGTTCTGCAAACAGGCTGCTGTATAACAAGCAAAGGATGAATACCGACCTGATGAAACAGTGCCTCCAGAGGTATTCGTGGCCCTCTGTAAGGTCACAGCAGGAGCAGTCTGACTGTCCACCTCCTCCTGAGCTGACAGTGTCGACTTCTggccaaaaagaagaaagaaaagcaggtcaGCCTTGTGAGCTGGACATTGCTAAAGCAGGAAGTTGTGTAGACATGTGGAAACAGAGATCCTGTGATTTGGCCATGCCTTCGGaagtggatgtggagaaacttGCTAAAGGGTGTCAGCCCGTCACAGCTGCTGAGCCAAAGCTCCCAGTCTGGccagcccaggaggtagaagacCTTTTCGGATTTGCATGGGAAGCTGGCTCTCAGGCCTGGGACACCGAGCCAAACATCATGCAGTCATTTAATGATCCGTTTTTCTGTGATGAAATACAGCCCCATAAAAAAGCCAGGCAGAAGAGCCAGAAGTCTCCCTGGCAGCCCTTCCCAGATGACCATTCAGCTGGTCTCAGGCCTGGGTCAGAGACTGATGCTGGGAGGGCAGTGAGTCAGGCCCAGGAATCGGTGCAGAGCAGAGTCAAAGGTCCAGGCAAGATGTCACACAGCTCCAGTGGCCCAGCCGGTGTCAGTCAGCTCTCTTCATGGAAAACACCAGAACAGCCTAAGCCTGTGTGGGTCCAGTCTTCAGtactggggaagggagagaaatatCCACCTCTCTGCACCCAACTTCCCTCAAGCTCAGGAAAGATTTTCTCAAGTAACAGTTTTCCCCCACAACAGGCAGGCAGCTCTCTTAAGCGTCCATTTCCTGtggctgcagcagctgctgctgctgctgctactcctgctcctcctgctcctcctcctcctcctcctcctcctcctcttcctcctcctcctcctcctcctcctcctcttcctcctcctcctcctcctcctcctcctcctcctcctcctcctcctcctgctgctgccgctgctgcttCTGCAGCGGCAGCAGCACCAAGTCATTCTCAGAAGCCCTCTGTGCGTCTCATTCAAGCTAGCAGGCCCCGTCCTGCTGCCCGGCCCCCAACCAGATTCGTAAAAATAGCCCCAGCCATTCAGGTCAGGACAGGCTCCACTGCCCTGAAGGCCATCAACGTGGAGGGCCCAGTCCGCAGAGCCCAGGCTTTGGGTAGCAGTTTCAACCTTGTGCAGGCCTCTGGCTTGGGTGGCCTGGCTCCTGCGGGAATCAGTGGCAGTGGCCTTCAGTCCTCAGGAGGTCCACTACTAGATGCAAGGCCCAGTGCAGCACAGGCATCTTCTCAAGCACCCCTTCAGTTTTTCCTAAATACTCCTGAAGGTCTCAGGCCCCTGACACTCCTCCAGGTTCCACAGGGATCCATGGTTCTGACCGGCCCGCAGCAGCAGTTCCATCAGCTGGTTTCCCTGCAGCAGCTCCAGCAGCCCACAGCTGCTCACCGTCCTCAGCCAGGGCCACAGGGTTCCGCACTGGGTTTGAGCACTCAAGGGCAGGCCTTCCCTGCTCAGCAACTTCTTAACGTGAACCCCACTGGAGCAGGTAGTGGTCtacagccccagccccaggcagctgTGTTGGGTCTACTTGGCTCTGCCCAGGTTCCTCAGCAGGGTATCCAGCTCCCCTCTGTCTTGAGGCAGCCACAGCCGCTGCAGCCACAACCACAGCCACAGCGACAGCCAATCCAGCTCCAGACGCAGCAGTTGAGAGTCCTACAGCAGCCAGTGTTTTTGGTAACAAGCATTGTTCAGATAGTGCAGCCACATCCAGGTGGGCAAGCAGCGAGCCAGTCCGTAGTTCAGACGAAGGGAGGCAAGCCAACCCCTCCAGCGCCCTGA